Below is a genomic region from Streptantibioticus cattleyicolor NRRL 8057 = DSM 46488.
CAGGTAGATGTACATGTAGTCCAGGTTGCCGGCGGTCGTCGCGCGGTTGGCGCGGGAGCAGTTCCGGCCCATCGCGTCGGTGCGCGGGTCGGCGCAGGTGGGCAGGGTGGAGCCGCCGCCGCTGGTCACGGTGACCGAGGCCGGGGTGCTGGCGGACTTGCCGGCGCTGTCGGTGACGGTGAGCGCGATGACGTAGGTGCCGGCGGCCGAGTAGGTGTGGGTCGGGTTCCGCAGGGTGGACGAGGTGCCGTCGCCGAAGGTCCAGTTCCACGAGGTGATCCGCGCGGAGCTGCCGGTCTCCACGGAGTTGTCGGTCAGGCTGACCGTGGCACCGTTGACCGACTGGCTGAAGCGGGCCGTCGGGCCGGGGGCGTAACAGCCGCCTTGCGAGCAGTCGTTGAGCCAGTTGTCGAAGTCGGCGTCGTAGGCGGTGCCGATTGCGTGGTAGACCGCGTAGCCACCCTGGTAGTCACCGGTGCGGAAGTGGCCGAGCATGGCGTGGATGTCGGACGGGTGCTTCTCGAACATGTACCGGACCGCGAGGTAGCCCCACGGGTAGGTGCGGACGGTGTCGGAGTTGTCGTAGGTGTTCTGGAAGATCGTGCTGAGCTTGTAGGTGTGCTTGGCCGCTTCCGCCATCGCCTCGGTGTCGGTCGTGCCGCGGTAGGCGTAGGACTCGTACTCGGCGACCCCTTCGATCCACCAGACGTCGGGGACGGAGGTCTCGGTGGGGAAGCTGCCCTTCAGATCGTAGATGTTGTCGAGGTAGTGCGTGTATTCGTGGTTGAGGTTCCACACGTTGGCGGTGAAGCCGTCGTTCCAGGGCTTCTGGTACATCACCGAGACGGCCTGGTTGTTCGGGTCGGTCGGGTCCATCAGGGTCTCGCCGCCGTTGTCGGTCGAGTTGCCGAAGATGGCCCAGGAGTAGGTGACGTAGTCGGCCTGGTCGGTGAAGACCGCGAGGGTGACGGTCTTGTCGTACTGTCCGGGGATGGGGCCCTGGTCCTTGACCATGGTGTGGAAGAAGGTGTCCTCGCCTTCGAGGCTGCGGCAGACCGCGGCCAGGCCGGACGGCGAGAGGGCCTCCGTCTCGATGGTGCGGTTGCCGCAGACCAGGGTGTGCGGCAGGACGGCCGCGGTCAGCTTGGCCGGCAGGTCGCAAGTGCCGTAGTACGAGCACCGGGCGCCGTCGAACGCGTCCGCCTGGTAGGCGGTGTGCACGTAGAGCGGGCCGGTCGTGCCGGTGATCCGGGCGGAGTCGAGCACCGCCTTCACCTCGGGCCTGGCCACGGCCTCGGTGGTGGCGCCGTCACCGGCCATCCGGGCCAGGTCGTTGCCGGCGTTGACGTCCAGGAAGGAGTCCGCCCCGCCGAGCAGGTCCTCGTGGTGGAGCGCGAAGCCGCTGAGGGTGTTGACGATGCCCGGGTCGGCGTCGACCGCGTTGACGAAGTCCGGGTTCCAGTTGGCCCGCCACAACGGGGCGAACAGGACGGCGTTGACGGCGTTCGCCATCGTCGGGAACGCGTTGTAGGAGTTGTTGTAGCCGTTCAGTACCCGCTGGTAGACGTCCAGGTAGTCGGCCTGCAGGTTGGCGCTGTCGGTGAGGACCAGGACGTCGTAGAGCACGCTGCCGTTGTCGTCGTCCACGTCGGCCGAGTGCGGATCGGCGAAGAACGCGTCGAGTCCGGCCTTGACGGCGTTGGAGAGCGTGGC
It encodes:
- a CDS encoding collagenase — translated: MRLRIPLPTLMAGFIAGCTAVATLLPTTALAGPGPASAPPAASASRAVPKPLGPVVAAHPADAAPVAAPLPPALLGQAVMGLPAGTAVQTTPRPATREASLAEPAPARPGARPHRTATPAAQSCTPADFGSRGGSSLVSYVKGSTTDCVNTLFDVTGTDAGDIFKEQQMLTVANAFQGLAADYTGDDSTGIWQLALFLRAGYYVQSYNTGAVGDYDATLSNAVKAGLDAFFADPHSADVDDDNGSVLYDVLVLTDSANLQADYLDVYQRVLNGYNNSYNAFPTMANAVNAVLFAPLWRANWNPDFVNAVDADPGIVNTLSGFALHHEDLLGGADSFLDVNAGNDLARMAGDGATTEAVARPEVKAVLDSARITGTTGPLYVHTAYQADAFDGARCSYYGTCDLPAKLTAAVLPHTLVCGNRTIETEALSPSGLAAVCRSLEGEDTFFHTMVKDQGPIPGQYDKTVTLAVFTDQADYVTYSWAIFGNSTDNGGETLMDPTDPNNQAVSVMYQKPWNDGFTANVWNLNHEYTHYLDNIYDLKGSFPTETSVPDVWWIEGVAEYESYAYRGTTDTEAMAEAAKHTYKLSTIFQNTYDNSDTVRTYPWGYLAVRYMFEKHPSDIHAMLGHFRTGDYQGGYAVYHAIGTAYDADFDNWLNDCSQGGCYAPGPTARFSQSVNGATVSLTDNSVETGSSARITSWNWTFGDGTSSTLRNPTHTYSAAGTYVIALTVTDSAGKSASTPASVTVTSGGGSTLPTCADPRTDAMGRNCSRANRATTAGNLDYMYIYLPAGTTTLNVSASGGTGTAYLYYNADTWASPTAFTASSTNPGTTQHITVTNTTAGYRYISLYAKTDFSGVTVSTRY